One region of Chlorobiota bacterium genomic DNA includes:
- a CDS encoding PorV/PorQ family protein, with the protein MLATSIMPTMMPNRFLLLSSAMLALLCGVAESQVLPFLGGDRVGISALAALKIPPDARGAAMGQAMAAVASTPAAAFWNPALLVESPDGFLFSYNPHNAEHTHLFAAGAYGLDADNHIGISLLRYGVPDMAVTTETQPFGTGQTFRARDVAASVSFAHRFTDQFSAGATLRFADESIAGLSARGVLVDIGTLYRTGLGSLRFAVAVQNFGGHIQPKGEVKTMQGDHATFDEFYPPTVFTIGFGYELVDDTAQRLTTALSLNHPNDNEENITLGAEYLLRPIESWEGALLVRAGYKANADAGDISVGGGVFLPLFNGYALTCDYSWVRQPVLQNLQGVTVGVAYAPQK; encoded by the coding sequence ATGCTTGCCACATCAATCATGCCAACCATGATGCCGAACCGTTTCTTGCTGCTTTCCTCCGCCATGCTTGCCTTGCTCTGCGGGGTTGCCGAATCGCAGGTCCTTCCGTTTTTGGGTGGCGACCGCGTTGGCATCTCGGCACTTGCGGCCTTGAAAATCCCCCCCGATGCTCGCGGCGCGGCAATGGGCCAGGCAATGGCAGCGGTTGCTTCCACCCCGGCGGCGGCCTTCTGGAACCCCGCGCTTCTTGTTGAATCGCCCGATGGATTCCTGTTCAGCTACAACCCCCATAACGCGGAGCATACGCACCTGTTCGCCGCCGGCGCGTACGGGCTGGATGCCGACAACCACATTGGTATCTCGCTGCTGCGGTACGGCGTTCCCGACATGGCCGTCACCACCGAGACGCAACCGTTCGGGACCGGCCAGACGTTCCGCGCACGGGATGTTGCCGCCTCCGTCTCGTTCGCGCATCGTTTCACCGATCAGTTCTCCGCCGGGGCAACCCTCCGCTTTGCCGATGAATCCATTGCTGGCCTAAGCGCGCGCGGGGTGTTGGTGGATATTGGGACGCTGTACCGGACCGGGCTTGGCTCGCTACGGTTTGCGGTGGCGGTGCAAAATTTTGGCGGGCATATTCAGCCGAAAGGGGAGGTGAAAACCATGCAGGGGGACCACGCCACGTTCGATGAATTTTACCCGCCAACGGTCTTCACCATCGGGTTTGGCTACGAGCTGGTTGACGACACCGCGCAACGGCTAACCACCGCCCTATCGCTGAACCATCCGAACGATAACGAGGAGAATATCACGCTTGGGGCCGAGTATTTGCTGCGCCCGATAGAGAGTTGGGAGGGGGCGTTGCTGGTTCGGGCCGGCTACAAGGCCAATGCCGATGCTGGGGATATTTCGGTGGGGGGCGGCGTGTTCCTTCCGCTGTTCAACGGTTACGCGCTTACCTGCGATTACTCCTGGGTTCGGCAGCCGGTCCTCCAAAACTTGCAAGGGGTGACGGTTGGGGTGGCGTACGCGCCGCAGAAGTGA
- a CDS encoding restriction endonuclease subunit S, whose product MLTLMNLNQYASKSAQPGLAVGKLAELRIAVPPLAEQEEIAGILDKFDALVNDLCIGLPAEIAARQKQYEYYRDRLLTFPEAAPQKVAEGL is encoded by the coding sequence ATGCTCACGCTGATGAACCTGAATCAGTACGCGTCAAAATCTGCGCAACCTGGGCTTGCCGTGGGCAAACTTGCAGAACTCCGGATTGCAGTCCCACCGCTTGCGGAGCAGGAGGAGATCGCGGGCATCCTGGACAAATTCGACGCGTTGGTGAATGACCTTTGCATCGGCTTGCCGGCAGAGATCGCCGCCCGCCAGAAGCAATACGAATACTACCGCGACCGGCTGTTGACATTTCCGGAGGCCGCACCGCAAAAGGTAGCCGAAGGTCTTTAG
- a CDS encoding restriction endonuclease subunit S, which produces MNYIEQMVAELCPNGVEFRELGTLVEKATTIRWQDVEGEEFQYIDLTSVDRTTHAIGDTEIITSEDAPSRAQQIVHADDVIFGTTRPMLKRYCRIPAEYHGQVCSSGYCVLRAKTKWLLPNFLFHLIGTESFYDYVDANQRGASYPAITDGAVKAFRFPIPPLPIQQEIVRVLDLFMALLANLQAELVARRKQYQYYRDQLLSFEGRKDVRWGTLGEMFDMRAGHHISAQNIIAEPDQSHLYPCFGGNGVRGFVEKFSHDGAYLLIGRQGALCGNVQRARGKFYATEHAVVVTARC; this is translated from the coding sequence ATGAACTACATCGAACAAATGGTCGCCGAGCTTTGCCCGAACGGGGTGGAGTTTCGGGAGTTGGGCACGCTGGTGGAGAAGGCAACAACGATCCGCTGGCAAGATGTTGAAGGCGAGGAGTTCCAGTATATAGACCTGACTTCCGTTGACCGCACGACCCATGCAATTGGCGACACAGAAATCATCACCAGCGAGGACGCGCCAAGCCGTGCCCAGCAAATTGTGCACGCGGATGATGTGATCTTTGGCACGACAAGGCCAATGCTCAAACGCTACTGCCGTATTCCTGCCGAGTATCATGGGCAGGTTTGCAGCAGTGGCTACTGCGTTCTTCGCGCAAAGACTAAGTGGCTGCTTCCGAACTTCCTTTTTCACCTGATTGGGACAGAGAGTTTTTACGACTACGTGGATGCCAACCAGCGCGGGGCAAGCTACCCGGCCATCACGGATGGAGCCGTAAAGGCCTTCCGTTTTCCCATCCCCCCGCTCCCCATCCAACAGGAAATCGTGCGGGTGTTGGATTTATTCATGGCACTGTTGGCGAACCTGCAGGCGGAGCTTGTGGCGCGGCGGAAGCAGTATCAGTATTACCGTGACCAGTTGCTCAGCTTTGAGGGGCGTAAGGATGTGAGGTGGGGGACGTTGGGGGAGATGTTCGATATGCGTGCAGGCCATCACATCTCTGCTCAAAACATCATTGCCGAGCCGGATCAATCTCACCTTTATCCTTGTTTTGGCGGGAATGGAGTTCGGGGTTTTGTTGAGAAGTTCAGCCACGATGGAGCCTACTTGCTGATAGGCCGCCAGGGGGCACTGTGCGGAAATGTTCAGCGGGCGCGTGGCAAGTTTTACGCAACCGAGCATGCCGTGGTGGTGACTGCGAGGTGCTGA
- a CDS encoding MBL fold metallo-hydrolase, protein MNLKIHTFTTGPVMTNSYVVIDPAANVGVIIDAPPDSQEKIVEALANAGVTPAALLLTHTHWDHTADAAPLQQHYPEMLIYVHPDDEYRLVEPMRHTGWPLPFTIQPVAASRHLRHGDRFTLGSIGFHVLHAPGHSEGSLVFHDEANRVAFSGDVLFAGSIGRADLPGGDFEALMRSIATRLMPLHDATRILPGHGPETTIGEERERNPFALDWEGYLA, encoded by the coding sequence ATGAACCTGAAAATCCACACCTTCACCACCGGTCCGGTGATGACCAACAGCTATGTGGTGATTGACCCCGCCGCCAACGTTGGGGTGATTATTGATGCCCCGCCCGACAGCCAAGAAAAGATTGTTGAGGCGCTTGCCAACGCTGGCGTTACCCCCGCCGCGCTGCTGCTTACCCACACCCATTGGGACCACACCGCCGATGCCGCCCCGCTGCAACAGCACTATCCAGAAATGCTGATCTACGTCCATCCCGATGACGAATACCGGCTTGTTGAACCGATGCGCCACACCGGTTGGCCACTCCCGTTCACCATCCAGCCCGTTGCTGCCAGCCGTCACTTGCGCCACGGGGACCGCTTCACCCTTGGCTCCATCGGGTTCCACGTGCTGCATGCGCCGGGCCACAGCGAAGGGAGCCTTGTCTTCCACGACGAAGCCAACCGGGTGGCGTTTTCGGGGGATGTGTTGTTTGCCGGGTCAATCGGGAGGGCGGACCTTCCCGGGGGGGATTTCGAGGCACTGATGCGAAGCATCGCCACCCGGCTGATGCCGCTTCACGACGCAACCCGAATCCTGCCAGGGCATGGCCCCGAAACCACCATCGGGGAAGAACGCGAACGCAACCCCTTCGCCCTTGATTGGGAAGGATACTTGGCGTAA
- a CDS encoding DUF2807 domain-containing protein, whose protein sequence is MKTFHKLLLAMALTGLLITACNRFPLGGCIEGNGEVTSQSRTLEPFHSIVVEGSMDVRLAQGGEQQLKLQAEENLLPIITTTVENGVLTISSTESYCTTKGVTVFATMPEVRSVAIEGSGDVTAEGTIVAGSGAGASTGAGANPATGKLTFSIDGSGSINAPVQAGELRVSIGGSGDVFLKGSSKAFTAEINGSGDIAAGELLTEQCHVAINGSGDASVQATHELHVEINGSGDVAYAGNPPVLRTNINGSGDVVKR, encoded by the coding sequence ATGAAAACTTTCCACAAACTACTGCTTGCAATGGCACTTACCGGACTGCTAATCACCGCGTGCAACCGCTTTCCGCTGGGCGGCTGCATTGAAGGAAATGGCGAAGTAACCTCCCAATCCCGCACGCTGGAACCGTTCCACAGCATTGTGGTGGAAGGAAGCATGGACGTGCGGCTGGCGCAAGGAGGGGAGCAGCAACTGAAGCTGCAAGCCGAGGAAAACCTTTTGCCGATTATCACCACCACGGTTGAAAACGGCGTGCTGACGATAAGCTCCACGGAAAGCTACTGCACCACCAAAGGGGTGACGGTGTTTGCCACCATGCCGGAGGTTCGTTCGGTGGCGATTGAGGGATCGGGGGATGTCACCGCCGAAGGGACGATTGTTGCGGGAAGCGGGGCCGGCGCATCCACCGGGGCCGGCGCAAACCCAGCCACCGGCAAACTCACCTTCTCGATTGATGGCTCCGGCTCAATCAATGCCCCGGTGCAGGCCGGCGAGCTACGGGTTAGCATCGGCGGGAGCGGGGACGTTTTTCTGAAAGGAAGCAGCAAGGCATTCACGGCGGAGATTAACGGCAGCGGGGATATCGCCGCCGGTGAGTTGCTGACCGAGCAGTGCCACGTTGCAATCAACGGAAGCGGCGATGCCAGCGTGCAAGCAACGCACGAACTTCACGTGGAGATCAACGGAAGCGGCGATGTTGCCTATGCTGGCAATCCGCCGGTGCTCCGCACCAACATCAACGGCTCGGGGGATGTGGTGAAACGGTAA
- a CDS encoding GNAT family N-acetyltransferase produces the protein MNPEMNPEMNPELKPVTLRLLGPEDAAQFRTLRLRGLHERPPAFLITPEEEERRSVAEIAERLAPNPDAWVVGAFMEEQMVGCAGFYREAEQRVRHKGTVWGVYVAPEARGNGYGRRLLEFVIQRAGTMPGLEQILLWVVPTNTAAHTLYQSLGFVTFGIERHAMKTEDGYADEAFMALFLHSTIAP, from the coding sequence ATGAATCCAGAAATGAACCCAGAAATGAATCCAGAGCTGAAACCCGTAACTCTCCGATTGCTTGGCCCGGAGGATGCCGCGCAGTTCCGCACGCTGCGGCTGCGTGGTTTGCACGAGCGTCCGCCAGCATTCCTCATCACACCGGAAGAGGAGGAACGCCGCAGCGTTGCGGAGATTGCCGAACGCCTGGCCCCAAACCCTGATGCCTGGGTGGTTGGAGCTTTTATGGAAGAACAGATGGTGGGCTGCGCAGGGTTCTATCGCGAGGCCGAGCAGCGGGTCCGGCACAAGGGAACCGTTTGGGGCGTGTACGTTGCCCCCGAAGCACGAGGCAACGGTTACGGGCGCAGGCTTCTGGAGTTTGTGATCCAGCGGGCCGGCACCATGCCGGGCCTTGAGCAGATACTCCTTTGGGTGGTGCCAACCAACACCGCCGCGCACACCCTGTACCAATCGCTTGGCTTCGTGACGTTCGGCATTGAGCGGCACGCCATGAAGACCGAGGATGGATACGCCGATGAGGCATTCATGGCCCTGTTCTTGCACTCAACCATTGCTCCATAA